A window from uncultured Desulfobacter sp. encodes these proteins:
- a CDS encoding acetoacetate--CoA ligase — protein sequence MPQRLWAPATGRRTSSNMYRFMKRLNRSRGLSLERYQDLYTWSVNHIPEFWEEVWKETGIHYSKSYTRVVDDEDKMPGARWFEGARLNFAENLLRYRDSHTALIFRGEDKIRRTLSYADLYQQTASVAAALRQMGVVPGDRVAGFMPNMPETIIFMLAAASIGAVWSSCSPDFGIKGVLDRFGQIQPKVLVAADGYFFKGKSLSCLARLSSIMSQIPSIKTLVVVPYLSESPDISGVPKAVRYDDFGVKHPDMRFEQLAFDHPLYIMFSSGTTGLPKCMVQSAGGVLIQQMKELMLHTDLKRNDILFYFTTCGWMMWNWLTCGLSLGATLVLFDGSPFHPNPDALWRIAEAEKITIFGTSPGYIAALRNSGVDPGLGFDLSSLRTLLSTGSVLSAEDFAFIYEKIKNDLQLSSISGGSDLNGCFALGNPLDPVNAGELQCIGLGMKVAAYDPNGISKIGKKGELVCEKAFPSMPLMFWGDEDGSRYQSAYFDQYPGVWTHGDFIEITEQGGVIIYGRSDATLNPGGVRIGTAEIYRCLEQMPAIEDAVVVGQDWKNDVRVILFVKLVDGVSLTDALADNICAQIRSNVSPRHVPSKILPVPDIPYTLNMKKVELAVRDIIHGRPVKNTDALKNPEALNFFKARPELTE from the coding sequence ATGCCACAACGCTTATGGGCCCCTGCCACCGGACGTCGGACAAGCTCAAATATGTATCGGTTTATGAAGCGGTTAAACCGTTCCCGGGGCTTATCTCTTGAAAGATATCAGGATCTGTACACCTGGTCGGTGAATCATATTCCAGAGTTCTGGGAAGAAGTGTGGAAAGAGACAGGGATTCATTATTCAAAATCTTACACTCGGGTGGTGGATGATGAGGATAAAATGCCCGGGGCCCGGTGGTTTGAAGGTGCACGGCTGAACTTTGCCGAGAACCTACTCAGGTACCGGGACAGTCATACAGCGCTGATTTTTCGCGGTGAGGATAAAATCCGGCGGACACTGAGCTATGCAGATCTTTACCAACAGACCGCATCGGTGGCAGCCGCGCTGAGACAGATGGGGGTGGTCCCCGGTGACCGGGTGGCAGGCTTCATGCCCAACATGCCTGAAACCATTATTTTCATGCTGGCGGCGGCCAGCATCGGCGCGGTGTGGTCTTCCTGCTCTCCGGACTTTGGCATCAAGGGGGTTCTGGACCGGTTCGGACAGATTCAGCCCAAAGTCCTGGTGGCCGCTGACGGCTATTTTTTCAAGGGCAAATCGTTGTCATGCCTGGCACGACTTTCCAGTATCATGTCACAGATCCCGAGCATTAAAACGCTGGTGGTGGTGCCCTATCTCAGTGAGTCTCCGGATATTTCCGGGGTGCCCAAAGCCGTACGCTACGATGATTTCGGAGTTAAGCATCCCGACATGCGGTTTGAACAGCTTGCCTTTGACCATCCCCTTTACATCATGTTCTCCTCGGGCACCACCGGGCTCCCCAAATGTATGGTGCAAAGTGCCGGAGGTGTGCTGATCCAGCAGATGAAAGAATTGATGCTGCACACCGACCTGAAACGAAATGATATCCTGTTCTATTTTACCACCTGCGGATGGATGATGTGGAACTGGCTGACCTGCGGCCTTTCCCTGGGCGCCACCCTGGTTCTTTTCGACGGCAGCCCGTTTCATCCAAACCCCGACGCCCTGTGGCGCATAGCCGAAGCGGAAAAAATCACCATTTTCGGCACATCTCCCGGGTATATCGCGGCACTGCGAAATAGCGGGGTTGATCCGGGCCTGGGATTCGACCTGTCCAGCCTGCGCACCCTGTTGTCCACCGGTTCTGTTTTATCAGCCGAAGACTTTGCCTTCATTTATGAAAAAATAAAGAATGATCTGCAGCTCTCTTCCATCTCCGGCGGCTCGGACCTGAACGGCTGCTTTGCCCTGGGCAATCCCCTGGACCCCGTAAACGCAGGAGAACTCCAGTGTATCGGCTTGGGAATGAAGGTCGCGGCTTACGATCCAAACGGAATATCCAAAATAGGCAAAAAGGGGGAACTGGTCTGCGAAAAGGCCTTTCCATCCATGCCGCTGATGTTCTGGGGAGACGAAGACGGGTCCCGTTATCAATCGGCTTATTTTGATCAATATCCGGGTGTCTGGACCCATGGGGACTTCATTGAAATTACCGAACAGGGTGGCGTGATCATTTACGGCCGGTCTGATGCGACGTTGAATCCGGGCGGGGTGCGCATCGGCACAGCGGAAATATACCGATGCCTTGAACAGATGCCGGCAATTGAGGATGCGGTGGTGGTGGGTCAGGATTGGAAAAATGATGTGCGGGTGATTCTGTTTGTCAAACTGGTTGACGGTGTATCATTGACGGATGCGCTCGCCGATAACATCTGTGCACAAATCCGCAGCAACGTCTCGCCCAGACATGTGCCGTCCAAAATTCTGCCCGTACCGGATATTCCCTATACCCTGAACATGAAAAAGGTGGAGCTCGCTGTACGGGATATCATCCACGGCCGCCCGGTAAAAAACACAGACGCCTTGAAAAATCCGGAGGCCCTGAACTTCTTTAAAGCCCGCCCCGAATTAACCGAATAG
- a CDS encoding DsrE family protein, translating to MANFLFVLSKDNNESATRCFQFAKIAHSKGHHVDMFFIDGGVMWANKDRDLSIKTDTGDCPADYLPYLVENEVTTGICTPCAKNRGLDEAGFFTNMQLDGGPHLIDMAAEAKVFNF from the coding sequence ATGGCTAATTTTTTGTTTGTACTCAGCAAGGATAATAATGAGTCCGCCACAAGATGTTTCCAGTTTGCCAAAATCGCGCATTCAAAGGGGCATCATGTGGATATGTTTTTCATTGACGGTGGCGTTATGTGGGCCAATAAGGACAGGGATCTGAGCATCAAAACCGACACGGGCGACTGCCCGGCCGATTACTTGCCTTATCTTGTGGAAAATGAGGTTACCACAGGTATCTGTACCCCGTGTGCGAAAAACCGCGGTCTTGACGAAGCCGGTTTCTTTACCAATATGCAGTTGGACGGCGGTCCCCATTTAATTGATATGGCAGCCGAGGCAAAGGTCTTTAATTTTTAG
- a CDS encoding response regulator, translated as MRPEQILVVDDERRIVDSIAKCLTGEGFRVFCANDGLQAVAMFETRKYDLVLMDISMPGMDGFEAMARMLEMNPEVLVIIMTGFASVGSAVSALRQGAWDYLKKPFEFAELIKTVKNGIAQRHLIAEKKFYAARLEASEKKYQCMVDNSPDLIFTLDGNFCISFANKQFEPLLGYLPQDLKGKPFDEILHKDDRGKLSRLFQVSGPPTQTLSPGCSIALNLRFKKAGAEENKYDPYAAFASMEMKASVFIPPDMESAHDFQGIYAVARDVTDRIRLEAQLRQAQKMEAIGTFASGIAHDFNNILMGIQGYASLVKIGFHHDSEEYKRLANIDEYVHNGAEMTRQLLDFSRKNSRQAATTTLNINYMLKTSAKMFARTRKDIVIRQELDKDLWPILVDEIQINQVLMNLFVNAWHAMPRGGRIMVKSQNVVIENEQAQKLGLEQAGDYIKVYVADTGTGMDKETLSRIFDPFFTTKTRGQGTGLGLSTAYGIIKAHKGAFQVKSSPGKGSIFMFFLPAEKDRAPKGNFLPSADNKSRLISGKGRVLLVDDEKEVIEVCKEMLEALGYEVLVAAAGAQAVSVVKNDVKGIDLMILDVVMPGMDGVQTYDAVRHLKPDLRVLVCSGLAPKEDIRQMIDNGCRDFLLKPFDIAKLSEKIESVFSA; from the coding sequence ATGAGACCTGAACAAATTCTTGTTGTTGATGATGAACGGCGAATTGTCGACAGCATTGCTAAATGCCTGACCGGAGAAGGGTTTCGTGTCTTTTGTGCGAATGACGGCCTGCAGGCGGTCGCCATGTTCGAGACACGAAAATATGACTTGGTGTTAATGGATATTTCCATGCCGGGCATGGATGGATTTGAAGCCATGGCCAGGATGCTTGAGATGAATCCCGAAGTACTTGTCATTATCATGACCGGATTCGCCTCCGTAGGGTCTGCGGTCTCTGCCCTTAGACAGGGGGCCTGGGATTACCTGAAAAAACCCTTTGAATTTGCTGAATTGATTAAAACTGTTAAGAACGGCATTGCCCAGCGGCATCTGATTGCTGAAAAAAAATTTTACGCGGCCCGGCTTGAGGCCTCTGAAAAAAAATATCAGTGCATGGTTGATAATTCACCCGATCTGATTTTCACCCTGGACGGCAACTTTTGTATCTCTTTTGCCAATAAACAGTTTGAGCCCCTTCTGGGGTATTTGCCCCAGGACCTGAAAGGCAAACCCTTTGACGAAATTCTCCACAAGGATGACCGCGGTAAACTGTCCCGGCTGTTCCAGGTTAGCGGCCCACCCACCCAGACCCTGTCTCCGGGATGCAGCATTGCCTTGAACCTGCGTTTCAAAAAAGCCGGGGCCGAGGAAAACAAATACGATCCTTACGCCGCCTTTGCATCCATGGAGATGAAGGCTTCGGTGTTCATTCCACCGGATATGGAATCTGCACATGATTTCCAGGGTATCTATGCCGTGGCCAGGGATGTCACCGATCGTATACGGCTTGAGGCCCAGCTTCGCCAGGCCCAGAAAATGGAAGCCATCGGCACATTTGCCAGCGGCATTGCCCATGATTTTAATAATATTCTTATGGGTATACAGGGATATGCCTCCCTGGTTAAAATCGGGTTTCACCACGACTCGGAGGAATACAAACGGCTGGCCAATATTGACGAGTATGTTCACAACGGTGCTGAAATGACCCGCCAACTTCTGGATTTTTCCCGTAAAAACAGTCGGCAGGCCGCCACTACAACCCTGAACATCAATTATATGCTGAAAACCTCAGCCAAAATGTTCGCCCGAACTAGAAAAGATATCGTCATCCGCCAGGAACTGGATAAGGATCTTTGGCCCATCCTGGTGGATGAAATTCAGATCAATCAGGTGCTGATGAACCTGTTTGTCAATGCGTGGCATGCCATGCCCAGGGGCGGCCGGATCATGGTCAAATCCCAAAATGTTGTCATAGAAAACGAGCAGGCACAAAAGCTCGGTCTTGAGCAGGCCGGAGATTATATCAAGGTCTATGTGGCAGACACCGGTACGGGCATGGACAAAGAGACCCTTTCCCGCATATTTGATCCTTTTTTTACAACCAAAACCCGGGGACAAGGAACCGGTCTGGGGCTTTCCACAGCATACGGCATCATCAAAGCCCACAAGGGCGCGTTTCAGGTCAAAAGCTCTCCGGGCAAGGGCAGTATATTCATGTTCTTTCTGCCCGCCGAAAAGGACCGGGCGCCCAAAGGTAATTTCCTGCCTTCGGCGGACAACAAAAGCCGGCTTATTTCGGGCAAGGGCCGGGTGCTGTTGGTGGATGATGAAAAAGAGGTGATCGAAGTCTGCAAAGAGATGCTCGAAGCCCTTGGTTACGAGGTGCTTGTGGCCGCAGCCGGAGCCCAGGCCGTCTCCGTGGTTAAAAATGATGTTAAGGGCATTGATCTAATGATTTTAGATGTGGTTATGCCCGGTATGGACGGGGTTCAGACCTATGATGCCGTGCGTCATCTAAAGCCGGACCTCCGGGTGCTGGTCTGCTCCGGGCTTGCGCCCAAAGAAGATATCCGGCAGATGATCGACAACGGGTGCAGGGACTTTTTATTGAAACCCTTTGACATTGCCAAGCTGTCCGAAAAAATTGAATCGGTTTTTAGTGCGTAA
- a CDS encoding N-acyl homoserine lactonase family protein: protein MTYTIHPVAMGTKVFDKSMMTYQYGQGQTYTIPIYCWLIKGGEKNILVDTGEMNPIQSKQREEAINGKIYTFEQGLKKHGLAPEDIDIVIHTHLHNDHCENDYKCENATFYVHEQELESIHNPHPLDYRYLEDYIEDVEENGQIKIIKADMSIVDGIRVKHTPVHTKGGLTVFIDTPKGKAAITGFCIIEENYNPPPEIKGMEMDVIPPGTHVDVYQAYDIMVQVKREADFLIPLHEPRFACGEPIGV from the coding sequence ATGACCTATACCATCCACCCCGTTGCCATGGGAACCAAAGTATTCGATAAAAGCATGATGACCTACCAATATGGGCAGGGGCAAACCTACACCATTCCGATTTACTGCTGGCTCATCAAGGGCGGAGAGAAAAATATCCTGGTGGACACCGGCGAAATGAACCCCATTCAGTCGAAACAAAGGGAAGAAGCCATTAACGGAAAGATCTATACCTTTGAACAGGGGTTAAAAAAACACGGGCTTGCGCCTGAAGACATTGATATCGTCATCCATACCCACCTGCACAATGACCATTGCGAAAATGACTACAAGTGTGAAAACGCCACATTTTATGTGCATGAGCAGGAGCTTGAATCCATTCACAACCCGCACCCCTTGGATTATCGGTATCTGGAAGATTACATCGAGGATGTGGAGGAGAACGGACAAATCAAAATCATCAAAGCGGATATGTCCATCGTTGACGGCATCCGTGTAAAACATACCCCGGTCCACACCAAAGGGGGGCTTACGGTGTTTATTGATACGCCAAAGGGCAAGGCGGCCATCACCGGGTTTTGCATCATTGAAGAGAACTACAATCCACCGCCGGAAATCAAAGGCATGGAAATGGACGTCATCCCGCCGGGCACCCATGTGGATGTCTACCAGGCCTATGATATCATGGTTCAGGTAAAAAGAGAGGCCGACTTTCTGATCCCGTTGCATGAACCGCGGTTTGCCTGCGGCGAGCCCATCGGCGTCTAA
- a CDS encoding ADP-ribosylglycohydrolase family protein: MNTPTIKDRAAGAIMGAFIGDALALGPHWYYDLTDLRRDYGNWIDGYTDPMPGRYHDGLKAGQLSQAGFILSLMVQSLVENNGYSQDDFCRRMDEDLFPLLDGTPVSGPGNYTSQSIRDAWRKRVQQGLPWGETGGHADTTEAIERTLAIAVRYAFEPARLATAIAKNTLLTQMDDTVVSMTVAFGAVLGLLVQGNRLDENISDKLMKLVKSGELPFHAVTRDDLQPPRPGDPDPPRAGRFASPDALLSPAYMAAAAADPDIRIEPAWKVSIVYGMPCAIYHQLPAAYYLAARFHDDFESAVLHAVNGGGQNQVRAILTGALTGAQVGLSKIPTRFLDGLDQADTLLQLAESLAQSAQPKY; encoded by the coding sequence ATGAATACCCCGACAATAAAAGACCGTGCAGCCGGAGCCATCATGGGTGCATTCATCGGGGATGCCCTGGCGTTAGGTCCCCATTGGTACTATGACCTGACGGACCTTCGTCGGGATTATGGCAATTGGATCGACGGATATACAGATCCCATGCCGGGCCGTTATCATGACGGCCTGAAAGCAGGACAACTCTCCCAGGCCGGTTTTATCCTCTCTTTGATGGTGCAATCCCTGGTTGAAAACAATGGGTACAGCCAGGACGATTTCTGCAGACGCATGGACGAGGATCTTTTTCCCCTGCTTGACGGCACGCCGGTGTCAGGCCCTGGTAACTACACCAGTCAATCCATCCGCGACGCCTGGCGAAAACGGGTTCAGCAGGGTCTTCCATGGGGAGAGACCGGCGGTCATGCCGACACCACCGAAGCCATCGAACGAACCCTTGCCATTGCAGTACGGTATGCGTTTGAGCCGGCCCGGCTGGCCACAGCCATTGCCAAAAACACGCTGTTGACCCAAATGGACGACACCGTGGTATCCATGACAGTGGCGTTCGGGGCGGTGTTAGGCCTTCTGGTCCAGGGGAACAGGCTGGATGAAAATATTTCGGATAAACTGATGAAACTTGTGAAGAGCGGCGAACTGCCCTTTCATGCGGTGACCCGGGATGATCTGCAGCCACCCAGACCCGGTGATCCAGACCCGCCCCGGGCAGGACGTTTTGCCTCGCCGGATGCCCTACTCTCCCCCGCATACATGGCAGCGGCGGCGGCCGATCCGGATATCCGCATTGAACCGGCCTGGAAGGTCTCCATCGTGTATGGCATGCCCTGCGCCATTTACCACCAGCTGCCTGCGGCATATTACCTTGCCGCGCGCTTTCATGACGATTTTGAATCTGCGGTGCTCCATGCGGTAAACGGCGGTGGTCAGAACCAGGTCAGAGCTATTCTCACCGGCGCTTTGACCGGGGCGCAGGTTGGGCTGAGTAAAATTCCCACTCGGTTCCTCGACGGCCTTGACCAGGCGGATACGCTTCTACAACTGGCGGAATCCCTGGCTCAGTCGGCTCAGCCGAAATATTAG
- a CDS encoding rubredoxin-like domain-containing protein yields the protein MKKWQCSVCKYVHTGEEPPEKCPVCGVGAEKFVLLEEENTAPETETAAPAAEADATEESSSGKFEIANYYLDQAADLMVKHHAHPMSVHLPNGVIPVITILIILSWFSGSEIMLKASFINLIFVLLSLPVVGLTGFLEWRGKYNQAQTKIFKTKIAAAAVATTCCIVSLIWYLINPAVLESSVAWLFVLVNVLMLAGAGVAGHIGGKLVFKE from the coding sequence ATGAAAAAATGGCAATGTTCTGTATGTAAATACGTTCATACTGGTGAGGAGCCCCCTGAGAAGTGTCCGGTGTGCGGTGTCGGCGCTGAAAAATTTGTGCTGCTTGAAGAAGAAAATACAGCCCCTGAAACAGAAACCGCAGCACCGGCAGCCGAGGCTGATGCCACTGAAGAATCGTCTTCAGGAAAATTTGAAATTGCCAATTACTATTTGGACCAGGCAGCGGATCTTATGGTTAAGCACCATGCACACCCCATGTCGGTTCATTTGCCCAACGGGGTCATCCCGGTAATTACAATTCTTATCATTCTTTCCTGGTTTTCCGGTTCGGAAATCATGTTAAAGGCCAGCTTTATCAATCTGATATTTGTGCTGCTTTCCCTTCCCGTAGTGGGACTGACAGGCTTTCTTGAATGGCGGGGAAAATATAATCAGGCCCAGACCAAGATATTTAAAACAAAAATCGCGGCTGCAGCTGTAGCCACGACCTGCTGCATCGTCTCCCTTATCTGGTATCTAATTAATCCTGCAGTGCTGGAATCTTCCGTTGCCTGGCTGTTCGTTCTGGTCAACGTACTGATGCTTGCCGGAGCCGGCGTGGCCGGACACATCGGCGGAAAGCTGGTTTTCAAAGAATAA
- a CDS encoding TIGR01777 family oxidoreductase, translating into MKTVLITGASGFVGQALAQKYLDAGWQVHGLGTSQHHPMADAHEHFLWTSADTSLPGPWQDRVAQSDVIVNLAGRNIFKPWTKAYKKAIYDSRIHTTKHLVDAMPDDFKGQLINASAAGSYGDRGDTSLTETQSYGTGFLAHVCRDWEAQAQRAASKGAIVAVMRFGVVLGPDGGALEVMAPAFKMFAGGPLGSGEQWFPWIHLEDLLRAIFFLMEQKAQGIYNFTGPVPVRQKEFAKELGRALHRPAFVPAPAFFVRLFMGQLGDSLLQSQRALPAALETAGFRFNYDTVDRALAQIFKS; encoded by the coding sequence ATGAAAACGGTTTTAATCACCGGTGCATCAGGCTTTGTGGGACAGGCCCTTGCGCAGAAATATCTGGATGCGGGTTGGCAGGTCCATGGGCTCGGTACCTCGCAACACCATCCCATGGCGGATGCCCACGAACATTTTTTATGGACTAGTGCGGATACCTCGCTGCCTGGGCCGTGGCAGGATCGTGTGGCGCAATCGGATGTCATCGTCAACCTGGCCGGCCGAAATATCTTCAAGCCCTGGACTAAGGCGTATAAGAAAGCCATTTATGATTCCAGGATTCACACCACAAAACACCTGGTGGACGCCATGCCCGACGATTTTAAGGGGCAGCTGATCAATGCTTCTGCGGCGGGATCTTACGGTGACCGGGGTGATACATCTTTGACTGAGACACAATCGTACGGTACCGGATTTCTGGCCCATGTGTGTAGGGACTGGGAAGCCCAGGCCCAGCGGGCCGCGTCAAAGGGGGCAATCGTGGCGGTGATGAGATTCGGGGTGGTGCTCGGTCCGGACGGGGGTGCCCTTGAGGTGATGGCCCCGGCCTTCAAAATGTTTGCAGGCGGGCCTTTGGGCTCAGGCGAGCAGTGGTTCCCATGGATTCATCTGGAAGATTTGCTCCGGGCCATCTTCTTTTTAATGGAACAAAAGGCCCAGGGTATCTACAATTTCACAGGGCCGGTGCCCGTCCGACAAAAAGAATTCGCCAAGGAACTTGGACGGGCATTACACCGCCCTGCCTTTGTGCCGGCTCCGGCTTTTTTTGTACGGCTTTTTATGGGCCAGCTCGGGGATTCCTTGCTGCAGAGTCAGAGAGCGCTTCCTGCTGCTCTGGAAACGGCCGGATTCAGGTTTAATTATGATACTGTGGACAGGGCATTGGCACAGATTTTTAAATCTTAG
- a CDS encoding metalloregulator ArsR/SmtB family transcription factor, with product MDTCSQKCINPEAVKKTLETMPSPDTIQGLSQIFKALGDPSRIKIVTALLDREHCVCDLSVLCGQSESAVSHQLRILRTLRIVKNRRQGKRIYYSLDDDHVRSLLQMSIEHICH from the coding sequence ATGGATACCTGCTCACAAAAATGCATCAACCCCGAGGCGGTAAAAAAAACACTGGAAACCATGCCGTCACCCGATACCATCCAGGGTCTTTCCCAGATATTCAAGGCCCTGGGAGATCCGTCCCGAATAAAAATAGTCACAGCCCTTCTGGACCGGGAGCATTGCGTATGTGATCTTTCGGTACTTTGCGGCCAGAGCGAATCTGCCGTATCCCATCAACTTCGAATCCTGAGAACCCTTCGGATCGTCAAAAACCGGCGCCAGGGCAAAAGGATATATTATTCCCTGGACGACGATCACGTCCGCTCCCTGCTCCAGATGAGCATTGAGCACATCTGCCACTGA
- a CDS encoding SO_0444 family Cu/Zn efflux transporter → MTTIKNIIFEIWHVYLDVSVFMLFGFLVAALLYVFFKADRIKKYLGKGRVKPVLRAALFGIPIPLCSCGVIPVVSGLKKQGANDGAALAFMIATPESGVDSIAVSWAMLDPVMTVMRPIAGFITAIATGITENLFSRKGTKKPAVTPDPFFAQAHQHEHSCNCEGHSCASSHSQTAQEQSLLKRLAQGLDFAFGELLTDIAKPFAIGVVIAGIITFFFPSGISTWSQNNPLLSMLIMLVAGIPMYVCATSSTPIAAALILKGLNPGAALVFLLAGPATNAATMGVVKSMFGTRALAIYLGMISICSLAMGALLDLIYKLLAIQPSVVMGKASEVIPYNVELAAALILAALLAKNLFKRQDCHCHDHVHSEKSPMEEI, encoded by the coding sequence ATGACCACAATAAAAAATATCATCTTTGAAATCTGGCATGTTTATCTGGATGTTTCTGTATTTATGCTTTTCGGCTTTCTGGTCGCAGCATTGCTCTATGTATTTTTTAAAGCGGACCGAATTAAAAAATATTTGGGCAAAGGCCGGGTGAAACCCGTCCTGCGTGCGGCCCTGTTCGGCATCCCCATTCCGCTGTGCAGCTGCGGGGTCATCCCCGTGGTTTCGGGCCTGAAAAAGCAGGGAGCCAATGACGGCGCAGCCCTGGCATTTATGATCGCCACGCCGGAATCCGGTGTGGATTCCATTGCCGTATCCTGGGCCATGCTGGACCCGGTTATGACTGTCATGCGGCCCATTGCAGGGTTTATCACCGCCATAGCCACCGGCATTACCGAAAATCTATTCAGCCGCAAGGGTACTAAAAAACCAGCCGTCACACCGGACCCGTTTTTTGCCCAGGCCCATCAACATGAACATTCATGCAACTGCGAAGGTCATTCGTGCGCAAGTTCCCACAGCCAGACCGCTCAGGAGCAGTCCCTATTAAAACGTCTGGCACAGGGTCTGGACTTTGCCTTTGGTGAACTTCTCACCGATATTGCCAAACCCTTTGCCATCGGTGTCGTTATTGCCGGCATAATAACCTTTTTCTTCCCTTCGGGGATCAGCACCTGGTCCCAGAATAATCCATTGCTCTCCATGCTGATCATGCTGGTTGCAGGCATTCCCATGTATGTGTGCGCGACATCATCAACCCCCATTGCCGCAGCACTGATCCTTAAGGGACTCAATCCCGGCGCCGCCCTGGTATTCTTACTGGCAGGCCCGGCCACCAATGCAGCCACCATGGGGGTGGTGAAAAGCATGTTCGGCACCCGGGCCCTGGCCATCTATTTAGGCATGATATCCATTTGTTCACTTGCAATGGGTGCCCTGCTCGATCTGATATATAAACTGCTGGCCATCCAGCCGTCTGTGGTCATGGGAAAAGCATCAGAAGTGATACCCTACAACGTTGAACTGGCTGCAGCCCTGATCCTGGCAGCGCTTCTGGCAAAAAATCTGTTTAAACGTCAGGACTGTCACTGCCACGATCATGTACACAGCGAGAAATCCCCCATGGAAGAAATATAA
- a CDS encoding type II toxin-antitoxin system RelE/ParE family toxin translates to MSYSLKFLPSALREWKKLDRPLQTQFKKKLAERLENPRIISAKLSGFENHYKIKLKASGYRLVYEVVDFELIVYVIAVGKREGNFVYKKAKNR, encoded by the coding sequence ATGAGTTATAGTCTTAAATTTCTTCCATCGGCGTTAAGGGAGTGGAAAAAACTCGACCGTCCTTTGCAGACTCAATTTAAGAAAAAGCTTGCAGAGCGGCTTGAAAACCCGAGAATTATCTCAGCCAAACTTTCCGGATTTGAAAATCATTACAAAATAAAGTTGAAAGCAAGCGGCTATCGACTTGTATATGAAGTTGTTGATTTTGAGCTTATCGTTTATGTGATTGCTGTTGGAAAACGAGAGGGAAATTTCGTTTATAAAAAAGCGAAAAACAGGTGA
- a CDS encoding type II toxin-antitoxin system Phd/YefM family antitoxin, which translates to MESVLAKCSASISELKKNPSSLIEQADGEPIVILNHNKPTAYLIPADTYEIMLEQIEDYQLGLIVKERLHEKESAVEVRIDEL; encoded by the coding sequence ATGGAATCCGTTTTAGCAAAATGTTCGGCAAGTATTTCAGAACTAAAAAAGAATCCTTCTTCGCTGATCGAACAGGCAGACGGTGAGCCTATAGTTATTCTGAACCACAATAAGCCAACGGCATATCTTATCCCTGCCGATACATACGAAATTATGCTTGAGCAAATCGAAGATTATCAACTGGGCTTGATTGTTAAAGAGCGCCTGCATGAAAAAGAGTCTGCTGTTGAAGTGCGCATAGATGAGTTATAG
- a CDS encoding 4-oxalocrotonate tautomerase family protein, translating into MPIVTVKLAKGRSLEDKRRLVQAISDSVVSTLDINPEWVSVLIEEFERENWSTGGELHIDKLGPGHGNMKQ; encoded by the coding sequence ATGCCGATTGTCACAGTAAAACTTGCAAAGGGACGCTCGCTTGAAGATAAAAGAAGGCTTGTTCAAGCAATATCAGATTCTGTTGTTTCTACTCTTGATATCAACCCCGAATGGGTCTCGGTTTTGATAGAAGAATTTGAAAGAGAAAATTGGTCTACAGGGGGAGAACTTCATATAGATAAGCTGGGTCCAGGTCATGGAAATATGAAACAGTAG
- a CDS encoding adenosine-specific kinase yields MELISVTIENPAELNFILGHSHFIKTVEDIHEAIVCTVPNAKFGVAFCEASGECLIRHSGTDEEMLELAKKNAEALSAGHTFIIFMKDMFPINIVNTIKAVPEVVRIHCATANPTQVIMAQTDQGRGILGVVDGFSSKGVETQDDIQKRKDFLRMIGYKL; encoded by the coding sequence ATGGAATTAATCAGCGTCACCATCGAAAATCCCGCAGAACTAAACTTTATTTTGGGCCATTCCCATTTCATCAAAACCGTTGAAGATATTCATGAGGCCATTGTCTGCACCGTGCCCAACGCCAAATTCGGCGTGGCGTTCTGCGAGGCGTCCGGGGAGTGCCTGATCCGCCATTCCGGCACGGACGAAGAGATGCTGGAACTTGCAAAAAAGAACGCCGAAGCCCTGTCTGCCGGCCATACTTTTATTATTTTTATGAAAGATATGTTCCCCATCAACATCGTTAACACCATCAAGGCCGTACCCGAAGTGGTCCGCATCCATTGCGCCACAGCCAACCCCACCCAGGTAATCATGGCCCAGACCGACCAGGGCAGAGGCATCCTCGGCGTGGTGGACGGCTTTTCCTCCAAAGGCGTTGAAACCCAGGACGACATCCAAAAACGCAAAGACTTCCTTCGGATGATTGGTTACAAGCTGTAA